One Candidatus Hydrogenedens sp. genomic window, AATTTCAATTCATCTCTCAACCATTGCACAACGGCACCGCCTACGAAAACACTTCCTTCTAAAGCGTAGGTAACTTTTCCATCTAATCCCCATGCAATTGTGGTAAGTAAACCGTGTTTTGATGGAGGTGCTTCTTGACCTGTATTCATCAATAAGAAGCAACCTGTGCCATAAGTATTTTTACATTCTCCTTCGTTGAAGGCAGTTTGCCCGAATAATGCGGATTGCTGGTCTCCGATTAATGCAGAAACAGGGATGGATTTTCCAAGCACTTCAGTTGTGCCATAAACTTTACTGCTGGGATGAATCTCCGGTAAAATCTCTCGCGGTATTTTAAGGGCGTTGAGTAGGATTTCATCCCATTCTAATGTGTGTATGTTGAATAGCAATGTTCGCGATGCGTTGGTATAGTCAGTCGCATGAATTCCTGTCAATTGATATAATAACCAACTGTCAATTGTCCCGAACAAAATTTCTCCATTCTCTGCTCGTTTTCGTAACCCTGAAACATTATCTAACATCCAGCGGATTTTTGTGCCAGAAAAATAAGCATCTAATAATAGTCCGGTTCTTTTTCGTATTTCTTCTTCCAAGCCTTCTGCACGAAGTTGTTCGCACAAATTTGCTGTTCTTCTACATTGCCAGACAATTGCAGGATGAACCGGGGCACCAGATTTTTTTTCCCATAACACAGCCGTCTCTCGTTGGTTTGTTATTCCGATACCGGCTATTTCTTCAGGCATAGCACCACATTTTTTTAATACAGCTCGTGCAGTGGCTAATTGCGTGTTCCATATCTCATACGGGTCATGTTCCACCCAGCCGGGTCGCGGATAGTATTGTTTGAATTCCTGTTGACTTACTGCAACAGCATTGCCCTCATGGTCAAATAAAATACTAC contains:
- the glpK gene encoding glycerol kinase GlpK; this encodes SILFDHEGNAVAVSQQEFKQYYPRPGWVEHDPYEIWNTQLATARAVLKKCGAMPEEIAGIGITNQRETAVLWEKKSGAPVHPAIVWQCRRTANLCEQLRAEGLEEEIRKRTGLLLDAYFSGTKIRWMLDNVSGLRKRAENGEILFGTIDSWLLYQLTGIHATDYTNASRTLLFNIHTLEWDEILLNALKIPREILPEIHPSSKVYGTTEVLGKSIPVSALIGDQQSALFGQTAFNEGECKNTYGTGCFLLMNTGQEAPPSKHGLLTTIAWGLDGKVTYALEGSVFVGGAVVQWLRDELKLIQSSAESEEIAMSVPDTGGVYLVPAFVGLGAPYWDMHARGVITGITRGTSRAHIVRSALESIAYQSADVVFTMEQDANTKITQLRVDGGASANNFLLQHQANVLGKPVIRGSTLETTALGAAYLAGLATRFWDNQDELRKRWRVSRIFEPQWNEDQRQAALEGWRKAIQKTCEKDIRK